A portion of the Channa argus isolate prfri chromosome 19, Channa argus male v1.0, whole genome shotgun sequence genome contains these proteins:
- the ube3c gene encoding ubiquitin-protein ligase E3C, with protein sequence MFSFEGDFKTRPKVSLGGASKKEEKASLLHRTQEERRKREDERRRLKNAIIIQSYVRGYQDLKRQYAIQRSRFDECVSQTQARGAQHVLDGPGLCLLLRQLIFFYRQRVDAHRLTWLCQNLVKHNNQFVKLLVGPQKQSCMFQIKKILGFCCRLLQNSKDDSLNVAVPMRMLEIFSSERTYLCVIPDANNVASLIEQILHYMVQKGYYRSLYILVNHRLPSSLEYSDAPSVPLASTLLEHILKPLHFTYSSCTTGARQFVFTAFTEELISAPFTEQIFHFFIPALSDPRLSFPFKAFLSSLQHTIRSSPAAQIQAPWLFYFVLSAGENCLGSLSEEGLLLYLRALQTLLPMLQHRQHVSESSSRPETSSDSEDDDDAGIHPPPMQDDSRISVQLITEECVHKLDTKQQTNALLNLVWRDSASEEVFTMMASICHTLMVQHRLMVPKVRLLYSLAFNARFLRHLWHLITSMTTKMITGSMVPLLQLISRGSPMSIEDSNRIIPLFYLFSSLFSHSLISVHDSEFFGHEMEGQMQSSMMPFTLSELVTLSRCLRDACLGIIKLAYPETKAEHREEYMAAFRSVGVKTNSEVQQRIQAEQKRWVQLFKVMTNLVKMVKARDIRRPFCPAGHWLSEEVNIRADKVTQLYVPSARHVWRTRRMGRIGPLQSTLDVGTEPPQLSVSEERNLAILTELPFVVPFEERVKIFQRLIYADKRDVQGDGPFPDGISVTIRRNYIYEDAYDKLSPENEPDLKKRIRVHLLNAHGLDEAGIDGGGIFREFLNELLKSGFNPNQGFFKTTNEGLLYPSPAAQILIGDSFTRHYYFLGRILGKALYENMLVELPFASFFLSKLLGTSADVDIHHLASLDPEMYRNLLFLKSYEGDVEELGLNFTVVNNDLGEAQVVELKAGGKDIPVTTANRIAYIHLVADYRLNKQIRSHCLAFRQGLANVVNLEWLRMFDQQEIQVLISGAHIPICLDDLKKFTNYSGGYSATHPVIQTFWEVVEGFTDEEKRKLLKFVTSCSRPPLLGFKELYPAFCIHNGGTDLERLPTASTCMNLLKLPEFCDQHLMRNKLLYAIESSAGFELS encoded by the exons GAAGAGAAAGCATCACTGCTGCACCGCActcaagaagaaagaagaaaaagagag gATGAAAGAAGACGTTTGAAGAATGCCATTATCATTCAGTCCTATGTACGTGGTTACCAGGACTTGAAACGACAG TATGCCATCCAGAGGTCCAGGTTTGATGAGTGTGTCAGCCAGACACAGGCAAGAGGAGCTCAGCATGTGTTGGATGGTCCTGGTCTTTGCCTTTTGTTAAGGCAGCTTATATTTTTCTACAGACAGCGTGTGGATGCACATAGATTG ACATGGTTGTGTCAGAATTTGGTGAAACACAACAATCAGTTTGTGAAGCTGCTGGTTGGCCCACAGAAGCAGTCCTGTATGTTTCAGATTAAGAAGATCTTAGGCTTTTGTTGCAG ACTCCTGCAGAACAGCAAAGATGACAGTTTAAATGTTGCAGTTCCCATGCGGATGCTAGAAATCTTTTCTTCAGAGAGAACCTATCTTTGTGTTATTCCAGATGCCAACAATGTAGCTTCATTAATCGAGCAGATTTTGCACTATATGGTACAGAAAG GATACTACAGGTCGCTCTATATTCTTGTAAATCACAGGCTCCCTTCCAGTCTGGAGTATAGTGATgctccctctgtccctctggCAAGCACACTGTTGGAGCACATCCTCAAACCTCTGCACTTTACCTACTCCTCCTGCACAACAGGCGCAAG GCAGTTTGTATTTACAGCCTTTACTGAGGAGTTAATCTCTGCACCATTTACGGAGCAGATCTTTCACTTCTTTATCCCGGCTCTCTCGGACCCCCGTCTCTCATTCCCATTCAAGGCCTTTCTGAGCTCCCTTCAGCACACCATCCGCTCCTCCCCAGCAGCACAGATCCAGGCACCATGGTTGTTTTACTTTGTCCTCTCTGCTGGAGAGAACTGCTTAG GCTCACTATCAGAGGAGGGTCTCCTATTGTACCTGCGGGCTCTGCAGACGCTGTTGCCTATGCTGCAACATAGGCAACATGtgtctgaaagcagcagcagacctGAGACTAGCAGCGATTCAGAGGACGATGATGATGCTGGCATCCATCCACCACCCATGCAG GATGACAGTCGGATTTCGGTGCAGCTAATCACAGAGGAGTGTGTCCACAAACTGGACACCAAGCAGCAGACAAATGCTCTGCTGAACCTAGTGTGGAGGGATTCAGCCAGTGAGGAGGTTTTCACCATGATGGCATCCATCTGTCATACACTCATGGTGCAGCATCGCCTCATGGTGCCAAAAGTcag ACTCCTGTATAGTTTAGCTTTCAATGCACGTTTCCTAAGGCATCTCTGGCACCTGATAACTTCCATGACAACTAAGATGATCACTGG CTCGATGGTGCCTCTGCTACAGCTGATCTCCCGAGGATCTCCTATGTCAATTGAGGACTCGAATCGCATCATTCCCCTCTTCTATCTCTTCAGCTCTCTCTTCAGTCACTCACTTATCTCTGTACATGACAGCGAGTTTTTTGGACATGAAATGGAAG GTCAGATGCAATCCTCCATGATGCCCTTCACACTGTCAGAGCTGGTGACTCTGTCTCGCTGTCTGCGAGATGCATGTCTGGGAATCATTAAGCTGGCGTACCCTGAGACCAAAGCAGAGCACAGAGAGGAGTACATGGCTGCTTTTCGCAGTGTGGGTGTCAAAACAAACTCTGAGGTACAGCAGCGGATCCAGGCTGAGCAGAAACGCTGGGTACAGCTGTTCAAG GTCATGACTAACTTGGTCAAAATGGTGAAAGCTCGCGACATTAGACGGCCCTTCTGTCCAGCAGGTCACTGGCTCTCTGAGGAGGTCAACATCAGAGCAGATAAG GTCACCCAGTTGTATGTTCCTTCTGCAAGACATGTTTGGAGGACAAGAAGGATGGGCCGCATCGGGCCACTTCAATCAACACTTGATG ttGGCACAGAGCCTCCACAGCTGTCAGTGTCTGAGGAGAGAAATCTGGCCATCCTCACAGAGCTCCCGTTTGTGGTTCCTTTCGAGGAGCGAGTCAAG ATCTTCCAGAGGTTAATCTATGCTGACAAACGGGACGTTCAGGGGGATGGGCCATTTCCTGATGGCATCAGTGTCACCATCAGACGCAACTACATCTATGAAGATGCCTACGATAAACTCTCTCCTGAAAATG AACCAGACCTGAAGAAAAGGATTAGAGTTCATCTACTTAATGCTCATGGTCTGGATGAGGCAGGCATAGACGGTGGCGGTATCTTTCGGGAGTTCCTCAATGAGCTCCTCAAATCGGGCTTCAATCCCAACCAGGGTTTCTTTAAGACGACCAACGAGGGCCTGCTCTATCCCAGCCCTGCTGCACAAATATTGATTGGTGACTCATTCACTAGACACTACTACTTCCTAGGCAGGATCCTTGGAAAG GCACTGTATGAGAACATGCTGGTGGAGTTGCCCTTTGCCAGTTTCTTTTTGTCTAAACTTTTGGGAACCAGTGCAGATGTGGACATCCACCACCTGGCCTCGCTTGACCCAGAGATGTACCGCAACCTTCTCTTTCTCAAGAGCTATGAAGGTGATGTAGAAGAGTTGGGCCTTAACTTCACTGTCGTCAACAACGATCTGGGAGAAGCTCAG GTGGTTGAACTAAAAGCAGGAGGCAAAGACATTCCTGTGACTACAGCAAACCGAATAGCCTACATCCATTTGGTGGCTGACTACAGACTTAACAAGCAGATCAGGTCCCATTGCCTGGCCTTCAGGCAGGGCCTGGCCAATGTGGTCAACCTGGAGTGGCTGCGCATGTTTGACCAGCAGGAAATCCAG GTGCTGATATCTGGGGCACATATACCAATTTGTCTTGATGACCTGAAGAAGTTCACAAATTACTcag GAGGATACTCGGCCACTCACCCTGTCATCCAGACCTTTTGGGAGGTGGTTGAAGGCTTCACAGATGAAGAAAAACGCAAGTTGCTGAAGTTTGTGACCAGCTGCTCCAGACCTCCACTGTTGGGCTTCAAG GAGCTCTAtccagccttctgcatccaCAATGGTGGCACTGACCTGGAGCGTCTGCCCACTGCCAGCACCTGCATGAACCTGCTCAAGCTCCCAGAGTTCTGCGACCAGCACCTGATGAGGAACAAGCTGCTGTACGCCATTGAATCCTCTGCTGGGTTTGAGCTGAGCTGA